CGTCGGTCACGCGGGAGTCGCCCACCGCCCAGACGTCCTCGGCGGAGGAGCCGGCGATGCCTCGCAACAAGGTCCGTTCCGGGTTCGGATTGGGGGTCGGGACGATCTCGAAGGACTGGGCGGACACGATCGCGGGAGCGGAGAGAATCGACAGAGCGACGAGCAGGGCCGGGAAGGAGTTCATGGGCGCCTCCTTGCATGGGCCCGGGCCAGGGGGGAGCGCCGGGAGACGGTGGGAACGCGCCCCAGTGTCCGGCATCCCGTCCGTCTCGCGAACGGTTCGGTGGTAGTAGGGAGCGTGCTACTGAAGTGTACCGGGGCGAGTCCTGTCCGGGCTCAGCTTCGGCCCATGAGCCTCAGGTATTCGCGATCCCACGCCGCGGGAACGCTCTCGCGAGGCGAGTACGGTCCCGGCACGTATCGCCGCGACCGGACACCGAGCTGGCTCTGCTCGACGATGTCCCAGTCCTGACGGTTCGTGAGGTCCCAGAACTCGATCGCGTCCTGAATGCGATTCTCGGGATCCGCGAGCGTGTCGGGATGGAAGAGCCACTCGGAGTGGACGACCGTGTGGTCCACCGAGACGGGCTCGATCAGGTAGTAGTTCACGTAGTCGGGATGGAGGCTCAGGAGCAGGTTCGGCATGATCGAATAGTAGAACCCGCGCTTGCGATCGTCTTCCGAGAGATCTCCGCTCACCGGCCGTCCGCACGCCTGCCCGCTCATCGTCGCGCTCACGTTGGGCGGACGGATCTCCATGTACCCGCCCAGGAACGGTCCCTCCGTGAGATCGTTCGCGCCGCTCTGGTACGGAAGCACCGTCGCGAGCTTCGGATGGATCGTGGGACAGTGGAGGCACTCGGAATAGTTCTGGAACACGAGCTTCCAGTTCGCGCGAACGTCGTAGCGGACACGGTGCCCCACGGCGAGCCCGGGAAGGTGGAACCGTGCGAAGCGGGTGCGGAGATCCGCGAAGGCCGTCTCGAAGGGCGCGGGCCGAGGCTCGATGGTGACGAAGAGAAAGCCCTCCCACTCCGCGATCGCGGCCTGGTGGAGGGGGTACTCCGACTTGTCGAACTCCGCGACCTCCTGCATGTGCGGCGCCCCGACGAGGCGTCCGTCGGTGGAGTAGGTCCAGGCGTGGTACGAGCACTGGATCGTCTCGCCGAAGCGCCCCGACTCCTCGCGGCAGAGCCGCGTCCCGCGGTGGCGGCAGATGTTGAAGAACGCCTTGAGGTCTCCGTTCCGGTCCCGGAGGACGATCAGCGACTCCCCCGCGATCTCCTTGGTGAAGAACTGCCCCTTGTGCTCCACGCGCGAGGCGCGGCCGACGCAATTCCATCCCCGCGCGAAGATCTTCTCGCGCTCCTCCTCGAGGAGCGCGGGCGAGGTGTAGCACTCGCGCGGGAGCGTGCGCGAGCCCCGGACGAAGGTCGTGGTGGTGCGCTGGTAGTCGGCCATGGTGCTGCTCCTCGCGTCTCCAGCCGCGCCCGCATGGGGCGGCCGGATCACGTTCGCTTCAGGTCTCGGAGAATTCGCTTCGCGGCGAGCCATCCTCCGCCGCCCAGCACGCCGGGGCCGGGATGGGTGCCCGACCCTCCCCAGTAGAGTCCGCCGATCGGCGTCTTGTGGCCCCCCCACCCCGCCACGGGGCGCATGAAGAGGATCTGGTCGAGCCCCAGCTCGCCGTGCGACGTCGCTCCTTCCCGAAGATGGAACCGTTCCTCCAGGTCGCGCGGGCTCAGCGCCACGCACGCCACGATCCGCGACTGGAAGCAGGGCGACACGGCCGCGATCGCCGCGGTGACGCGATCGGCCAGCGAGTCGCGAAGCGCATCGTGCCACGGGGCGGCGTCGCGCAGGCGATACGGCGCGTATTGGGCCTTCGCGACCAGAACATGCTTCCCCGCCGGCGCGAGCCCGGGCCACCGGAGCGACGGCACCGTGAACTCGACGTGCGGGTTCTCGGATACGGTTCCGTACTTCGCGGCGTCCGCGGCTCGCTCCAGGGAGACGATGTCCGGCGTCAGCGAGACCACGCCCTGGAGCGCCTCCGCCGAAGCGATTCCCGGGATCTCGGGCAGCGACTCGAGCGCGTAGAGCACGTAGGCGGCGCAGCCGCGATGCCGGACGTTCTCGAGCTCGTGCAGGAACTCGGGGTCGAGCCACACCGGATCCACGTGATCCAGGATCGTGCGCGCGGGGTTCGCCGTGGAGAGCACCGCGCGAACCGGGATCTCCTCGCCCCCCGCGAGCGTCACGCCGCGGACGGCGTCGTCCTTCACCTCGATGCGAGCGAGCGCCGCGCCCGTGCGGATCGTGACCCGATTCCTTCGTGCCGCGCGCTCGGCCGCGAGCGTGAACGCCTCCGGTCCGGCGCGCCAGGGAGCGCGGCCGCGCACGGCTCCCTCCGGCGCGCCCACGAGGTGATGCAGGAGCACGTACCCCGTGCCTCCCGATCGCGGACCCTGCTGGTGATGCTGGATGCCGCCCGCCGCGACCGCCGCCTTGAGCGGCGCCCACGCGAAGCGGTCGTCCATCATCTCCCACACGGAGAGCGGGAGCGCGCGCAGGAACTCGACCATGTCGGTGCGGCCGAGAGCGCGGAAGCGACGCCCCAGGTCGAGAAGCGGCAGCAGCTCCCCGGCGGAGGAGGCGCCGATGTCGGGAGCCGGCGCGAGATAGAGGGCCTCGAGGAATCCGGAGAGGCGGCGCAGGAGGGCCGTGAACTCGGGCCACTTCTTCGCGTCCGCCGGCGAGTGTCGCGCGATCGCCTCGGCCGCGGCACGCGGATCGGCAGGGATCGTGAGGAACGCTCCCGGCTCGGCCTGCACCGAGAGCCCCGGATGCTCCGCGCGCTCGAGCCCGTCCATCCGGAGCGCGCGCACGATCGGCTCCGGCGCCCAGCCCGCGTCCATCCGGAGCGCCGCCGCTCGAAAGCCCGGAGCGAACTCGAGGACGCGACCCTGCCCGCCGAGCGTCTCTTCGCGCTCCAGGACCAGGACGCGGAGCCCGGCCTGACCGAGCCTCGCCGCCGCGACGAGCCCGTTCGAGCCGCCGCCGACGACCACGACGTCGTACGTCGCGCCGTTCCCGCTCATGCCGCCGCCTTCAAGATCTCGAGCGCCGCGATCCGACCCGACGCGCCCATGATGCCGCCGCCCGGATGCGTCCCCGCGCCGCACTGCCAGTAGCCGCGGATCGGCGTCCGGTACTTCGCCCACTCGGGCGACGGGCGCAGGAAGAAGAGCTGCTGGAGCGCGAGCTCGCCCTGGAAGATGTTCCCCTCGGAGAGCCCGGTGATCCGCTCGATGTCGTGCGGGGTGAGCACCTGGCGGTGGAGGATCAAGGACTCGATCCCGGGCGCGTACCGCGCCAGCGTCTTCACCACGGAGTCCCCGAACGCCTCGCGCTTGGCGTCGTTCCAGCCGCCGTTCAGCGCGTAGGGCGCGTACTGCACGAAGATGCTCATCACGTGCTTCCCCGGAGGCGCCATGTTGGG
This portion of the Candidatus Eisenbacteria bacterium genome encodes:
- a CDS encoding aromatic ring-hydroxylating dioxygenase subunit alpha, which translates into the protein MADYQRTTTTFVRGSRTLPRECYTSPALLEEEREKIFARGWNCVGRASRVEHKGQFFTKEIAGESLIVLRDRNGDLKAFFNICRHRGTRLCREESGRFGETIQCSYHAWTYSTDGRLVGAPHMQEVAEFDKSEYPLHQAAIAEWEGFLFVTIEPRPAPFETAFADLRTRFARFHLPGLAVGHRVRYDVRANWKLVFQNYSECLHCPTIHPKLATVLPYQSGANDLTEGPFLGGYMEIRPPNVSATMSGQACGRPVSGDLSEDDRKRGFYYSIMPNLLLSLHPDYVNYYLIEPVSVDHTVVHSEWLFHPDTLADPENRIQDAIEFWDLTNRQDWDIVEQSQLGVRSRRYVPGPYSPRESVPAAWDREYLRLMGRS
- a CDS encoding NAD(P)/FAD-dependent oxidoreductase, which codes for MSGNGATYDVVVVGGGSNGLVAAARLGQAGLRVLVLEREETLGGQGRVLEFAPGFRAAALRMDAGWAPEPIVRALRMDGLERAEHPGLSVQAEPGAFLTIPADPRAAAEAIARHSPADAKKWPEFTALLRRLSGFLEALYLAPAPDIGASSAGELLPLLDLGRRFRALGRTDMVEFLRALPLSVWEMMDDRFAWAPLKAAVAAGGIQHHQQGPRSGGTGYVLLHHLVGAPEGAVRGRAPWRAGPEAFTLAAERAARRNRVTIRTGAALARIEVKDDAVRGVTLAGGEEIPVRAVLSTANPARTILDHVDPVWLDPEFLHELENVRHRGCAAYVLYALESLPEIPGIASAEALQGVVSLTPDIVSLERAADAAKYGTVSENPHVEFTVPSLRWPGLAPAGKHVLVAKAQYAPYRLRDAAPWHDALRDSLADRVTAAIAAVSPCFQSRIVACVALSPRDLEERFHLREGATSHGELGLDQILFMRPVAGWGGHKTPIGGLYWGGSGTHPGPGVLGGGGWLAAKRILRDLKRT